A genomic window from Glaciihabitans sp. INWT7 includes:
- the lipB gene encoding lipoyl(octanoyl) transferase LipB → MVDIVVAGLAPDLLPYPDALTLQRSIHSAVVEGIRPDTVVLLEHPSVYTAGTRTEASERPDDGSPVIDVDRGGKITWHGPGQLVGYPILRLHDPVDVVAYVRRLEELLIDVIAHFGVTGVRVAGRSGVWIIDGAREEKIAAIGIRVAGGVTMHGFALNCSNSLDAYAHIVACGIRDAGVTTISRELGREITPEDAAQVVAERFDALVAEAVAVSA, encoded by the coding sequence ATGGTCGATATCGTCGTCGCCGGACTCGCACCGGATCTCCTGCCCTACCCGGACGCGCTCACACTGCAGCGCAGCATCCATTCCGCAGTGGTGGAGGGAATCCGACCCGACACCGTGGTGCTCCTGGAGCACCCGTCGGTCTACACCGCCGGCACCCGCACCGAAGCGAGCGAGCGCCCGGATGACGGCTCCCCGGTCATCGACGTCGACCGCGGGGGCAAGATCACCTGGCACGGACCGGGCCAGCTCGTGGGCTACCCCATCCTGCGCCTGCACGACCCGGTCGATGTCGTCGCCTACGTGCGCCGGCTCGAAGAACTGCTCATCGACGTGATCGCCCACTTCGGAGTCACGGGGGTGCGGGTCGCCGGGCGATCGGGGGTGTGGATCATCGACGGCGCGCGCGAGGAGAAGATCGCGGCCATCGGCATCCGCGTGGCGGGCGGCGTCACGATGCACGGATTCGCGCTCAACTGCAGCAATTCCCTCGACGCCTACGCGCACATCGTCGCCTGCGGAATCCGGGATGCGGGAGTCACGACGATCAGCCGTGAGCTCGGTCGCGAGATCACCCCCGAAGACGCGGCGCAGGTGGTCGCGGAACGCTTCGATGCTCTCGTCGCCGAGGCCGTGGCGGTGTCCGCATGA
- the smc gene encoding chromosome segregation protein SMC has protein sequence MYLKSLTLKGFKSFAQPTTFAFEQGVTCVVGPNGSGKSNVVDALAWVMGEQGAKTLRGGKMEDVIFAGTATKGPLGRAEVILTIDNADGALPIDYAEVTISRTLFRNGGSEYAINGDTCRLLDVQELLSDSGLGREMHVIVGQGQLDAVLHASPEERRGFIEEAAGILKHRRRKEKTIRKLDAMQANLTRLSDLAGEIRRQLKPLGHQAEIAKEAQSIASIVRDARARLLADEVVTLRAAITASSRSESERKTERIVLQEQLDQAKLREHRIEQSQEGDAVDVARRTAFGLESVQERLRNLYSLANQRLSLLGQQADGPDAAPGVTRQMVADAEDEVERIAATIVDAEAAWQETQAATAVARANLDGLDEQIAYQSSLVSRHDLEISKLTGQKDSAASRLAAVRGEVLRQQNALDAARERRETAQIAFVALEAEAVLTDSGETDLDAAYQSAQAELVDAEAEIDRLREALHGNERERDALAARVSALSSAMDQKDGSSALVAARLDGIRGLVAEHVQVQPGYEAAIAAALGSLTDAVLADSRDAAFDALEYSARNDLGRVEVVLSETKQAVQGTRDLGDGTVAAAQVVTAPDGVKLLLAGILISDDLPTARSAWSRLEAGSGTTLITKAGDVLSEYVLRGGSGAKRSRLELVADRDAATHRLDEVTSLIDRARFALAEQRGRLEVAKEQSTRSLTALRQFDSQLAAQTEKLNRVRVQVEAAAAEAERLERGLALATDSVTDAASAAERAAQELGTFVSRPRPILDVAAREGVLADLDEAREREVEARLQVETARERARAEQLRAVQLKRQLEAQREAADEAARRAVIRRRQVASAQTVIDALPAVLDAVDRSVSEARVQLALREAERAAQNEELAELRRGENALRERLTSISEGVHALEMQVYEKKLHLSTLLERAGEELGLVEDVLVAEYGPQQSVPRDGIDARPQSSGASDGRVEGAPEDGIPFVRAEQEARLAKAERKLAQLGRVNPLALEEFAALEQRHKFLTEQLTDLTSTRTDLLTIIGEIDEKMEDIFSSAFEDTREAFDTVFPILFPGGTGSIFLTDPDNMLTTGIEVTVRPAGKKIERLSLLSGGERSLAAVALLIAIFKARPSPFYIMDEVEAALDDANLGRLLQIFEDLRQTSQLIVITHQKRTMEIADALYGVSMRADGISAVVGQRVKAEQAS, from the coding sequence GTGTATCTCAAGAGCCTGACTCTCAAAGGCTTCAAGTCCTTCGCCCAACCGACCACCTTCGCCTTCGAACAGGGTGTGACCTGCGTCGTCGGGCCCAACGGCTCCGGCAAATCCAACGTCGTCGATGCCCTTGCCTGGGTGATGGGCGAGCAGGGTGCAAAGACCCTGCGCGGCGGCAAGATGGAAGACGTGATCTTCGCCGGTACGGCGACGAAGGGCCCCCTCGGTCGGGCCGAGGTCATCCTCACCATCGACAACGCGGATGGCGCTCTGCCGATCGACTACGCCGAGGTGACGATCTCGCGCACCCTGTTCCGCAACGGCGGCAGCGAGTACGCCATCAACGGGGACACCTGCCGACTTCTCGACGTGCAGGAGCTGCTCAGCGACTCCGGCCTCGGGCGGGAGATGCACGTGATCGTGGGCCAGGGACAGCTCGACGCTGTGCTCCACGCGAGCCCGGAGGAGCGGCGGGGATTCATCGAGGAAGCCGCGGGCATCCTCAAACATCGTCGCCGCAAAGAGAAGACGATCCGCAAGCTCGACGCGATGCAGGCGAACCTCACCCGGTTGTCGGACCTGGCCGGGGAGATCCGCCGCCAGTTGAAGCCTCTCGGTCACCAGGCGGAGATCGCCAAGGAAGCCCAGTCGATCGCGTCGATCGTGCGGGATGCGCGAGCGAGACTTCTGGCGGACGAGGTAGTCACCCTGCGCGCCGCCATCACGGCATCGAGCCGGAGCGAGAGCGAGCGCAAGACGGAGCGCATCGTCCTCCAGGAGCAGCTCGACCAGGCGAAGCTGCGCGAGCACCGCATCGAACAGTCGCAGGAGGGGGATGCGGTGGACGTCGCCCGTCGCACCGCCTTCGGGCTCGAATCGGTGCAGGAGCGGCTGCGCAACCTGTATTCGCTCGCCAACCAACGCCTCTCCCTGCTCGGCCAGCAGGCCGACGGACCGGACGCGGCGCCGGGCGTCACGCGTCAGATGGTGGCCGACGCCGAAGACGAGGTAGAGCGCATCGCGGCGACGATCGTGGATGCCGAGGCTGCCTGGCAGGAGACACAGGCGGCGACGGCCGTTGCGAGAGCCAACCTCGACGGGCTGGACGAGCAGATCGCCTACCAGTCTTCCCTCGTCTCCCGTCACGACCTCGAGATCTCGAAGCTCACCGGGCAGAAAGACAGCGCCGCCTCTCGCCTCGCCGCGGTGCGCGGAGAGGTGCTTCGTCAGCAGAATGCGCTCGACGCGGCGCGCGAGAGACGCGAGACCGCGCAGATCGCCTTCGTGGCGCTCGAGGCCGAGGCCGTGCTGACCGATAGCGGTGAGACGGATCTCGACGCCGCCTATCAGAGCGCCCAGGCCGAGCTCGTCGACGCCGAGGCCGAGATCGACCGCTTGCGCGAAGCCCTGCACGGAAACGAAAGGGAGCGCGACGCGCTCGCGGCCCGTGTCAGTGCCCTGTCATCCGCGATGGACCAGAAGGACGGTTCGAGTGCGCTCGTCGCAGCCCGGCTCGACGGCATCCGGGGGCTCGTCGCCGAGCATGTGCAGGTGCAGCCCGGCTACGAGGCGGCGATCGCTGCGGCCCTCGGTTCCCTCACCGATGCCGTGCTCGCCGACAGCCGGGACGCGGCATTCGACGCGCTCGAGTATTCCGCGCGGAACGATCTCGGACGCGTCGAGGTAGTGCTGAGCGAGACGAAACAGGCCGTTCAGGGCACACGAGACCTCGGTGACGGCACCGTCGCCGCAGCCCAGGTCGTGACCGCACCGGACGGGGTGAAGCTGTTGCTCGCCGGCATCCTGATCTCGGACGATCTGCCGACGGCACGCTCGGCCTGGTCGCGGCTCGAGGCAGGCTCCGGCACCACCCTCATCACCAAGGCCGGGGATGTGCTCTCGGAGTACGTGCTGCGGGGGGGGTCCGGCGCCAAGCGATCGCGCCTCGAACTCGTGGCCGACCGCGATGCCGCCACGCATCGCCTCGACGAGGTGACCTCGCTCATCGACCGGGCGCGCTTCGCGCTCGCCGAGCAGCGCGGACGTCTCGAGGTCGCGAAGGAACAGTCGACGCGCTCGCTCACCGCGCTTCGCCAGTTCGATTCGCAGCTCGCGGCGCAGACCGAGAAGCTCAACCGCGTTCGCGTGCAGGTGGAGGCGGCCGCGGCGGAGGCCGAGCGGCTGGAGCGCGGGCTCGCCCTCGCCACCGACTCCGTGACGGATGCCGCCTCGGCCGCCGAGCGCGCCGCCCAGGAACTCGGCACTTTCGTCTCCCGCCCGCGTCCCATCCTCGATGTCGCCGCCCGCGAGGGCGTGCTCGCCGACCTCGATGAGGCGCGCGAGCGCGAGGTGGAGGCACGGCTTCAGGTGGAGACGGCGCGGGAGCGCGCGCGGGCCGAGCAGTTGCGCGCGGTGCAGCTGAAGCGCCAGTTGGAGGCGCAGCGCGAGGCGGCCGACGAAGCCGCTCGTCGCGCGGTGATCCGACGGCGGCAGGTCGCCTCCGCCCAGACGGTGATCGACGCCCTCCCGGCAGTGCTGGATGCCGTCGACCGTTCGGTTTCGGAGGCTCGGGTGCAGCTCGCCTTGCGGGAGGCAGAGCGCGCGGCCCAGAACGAGGAGCTTGCCGAGTTGCGTCGGGGAGAGAATGCCCTGCGTGAACGGCTCACTTCGATCAGCGAGGGCGTGCACGCGCTCGAGATGCAGGTCTACGAGAAGAAGCTCCATCTTTCGACGCTGCTGGAGCGCGCCGGCGAAGAGCTCGGCCTGGTCGAAGACGTGCTCGTGGCCGAGTACGGCCCCCAGCAGTCGGTGCCCCGAGACGGTATCGATGCGCGGCCCCAGTCGTCGGGCGCCTCCGACGGTCGGGTCGAGGGCGCGCCGGAAGACGGCATCCCGTTCGTGCGTGCAGAACAGGAGGCGCGCCTCGCCAAAGCCGAGCGAAAGCTCGCGCAGCTCGGTCGGGTCAACCCGCTTGCCCTCGAGGAGTTCGCCGCACTCGAGCAGCGTCACAAGTTCCTCACCGAGCAGCTCACCGACCTCACCTCGACCCGCACCGACCTGCTCACGATCATCGGCGAGATCGACGAGAAGATGGAGGACATCTTCTCGAGCGCCTTCGAAGACACGAGAGAGGCTTTCGACACGGTGTTCCCGATCCTGTTCCCGGGAGGCACCGGGAGCATCTTCCTCACCGATCCCGACAACATGTTGACAACCGGCATCGAGGTCACCGTGCGGCCTGCGGGAAAGAAGATCGAACGGCTGTCCCTGCTGAGCGGTGGTGAGCGATCCCTTGCTGCCGTCGCTCTGCTGATCGCCATCTTCAAGGCGCGTCCGAGCCCGTTCTACATCATGGACGAGGTGGAGGCGGCCCTGGATGACGCCAATCTTGGTCGCCTGCTGCAGATCTTCGAGGACCTGCGCCAGACTTCGCAGCTCATCGTTATCACCCACCAGAAACGCACGATGGAGATCGCGGATGCCCTCTACGGCGTGAGTATGCGCGCCGACGGCATCAGCGCGGTGGTCGGCCAGCGCGTGAAGGCGGAGCAGGCAAGCTAG
- a CDS encoding ABC transporter ATP-binding protein, with product MTAPAIQLTGLSKNFGTVHAVVDVDLRIDRGEVVALLGPNGAGKSTTIDLALGLSHPTAGTARLFEGDPRAAIVDGRVGAMLQGGALLPDLTVAQTVALVASAHRAPLPVEEALERAGIRDLAARRVSKLSGGQLQRARFAVAVVSDPQLLILDEPTAAMDVESRRDFWLSMRQFTAEGRTVVFATHYLDEADSFADRIVIMGAGRVVADGTPAEVKSVVSGRTIRFEVDSRDADAAAAAIPQLPGVRSFDRRSDRFSLRTDDSDLTLRALLTAVPAARDIEITAHTMDDAFLALTSPTPQSSAQSLLTKAV from the coding sequence ATGACAGCTCCCGCGATCCAACTCACCGGCCTTTCGAAGAACTTCGGCACCGTGCATGCCGTCGTGGATGTCGACCTGCGCATCGACCGCGGCGAGGTCGTGGCACTGCTCGGGCCGAACGGCGCGGGAAAGTCCACCACCATCGATCTCGCCCTCGGCCTCTCCCACCCCACCGCCGGCACGGCCCGGCTTTTCGAGGGTGACCCTCGCGCGGCGATCGTCGACGGACGCGTCGGCGCCATGCTGCAGGGCGGGGCGCTGCTTCCCGACCTCACTGTCGCGCAGACCGTCGCACTGGTCGCCAGCGCCCACCGCGCGCCGCTCCCCGTCGAGGAGGCGCTCGAGCGGGCCGGCATCCGCGACCTCGCCGCCCGCCGTGTCAGCAAGCTCTCCGGCGGCCAGCTCCAGCGGGCACGATTCGCCGTCGCGGTGGTCTCCGACCCCCAACTGCTGATTCTGGATGAGCCGACCGCCGCCATGGACGTCGAATCCCGCCGGGATTTCTGGCTGTCGATGCGACAGTTCACCGCGGAGGGACGCACCGTCGTCTTCGCCACCCACTACCTCGACGAAGCGGACTCCTTCGCGGACCGCATCGTGATCATGGGCGCCGGCCGGGTCGTGGCCGATGGGACCCCCGCCGAGGTCAAGTCGGTGGTCTCGGGCCGCACCATCCGGTTCGAGGTCGACAGCAGGGACGCGGATGCCGCGGCCGCGGCGATCCCGCAGCTGCCGGGCGTCCGGTCCTTCGACCGCAGGAGCGATCGTTTCTCACTCAGGACCGACGACTCGGATCTCACCCTTCGGGCTCTTCTCACCGCCGTGCCGGCGGCGCGGGACATCGAGATCACCGCCCACACGATGGATGACGCGTTCCTCGCCCTCACCTCCCCCACCCCGCAGTCCAGCGCACAGTCGCTTCTCACGAAAGCAGTCTGA
- a CDS encoding ABC transporter permease: MPYRYILLESLRQLRNVRSLAFTFVIPLVMLLIFGSLYGSGGQQEQRSGLPWLIVTTVQMASYGGMLAALSQAFAITTERSIGWNRQLRITPLSGVGYLVSKVAAALLVALGTIIALCAVSIIVLGARMDALHWFTAILGIWIGVIPFALIAVALGQFARPSFAQPLFTVVFLGMAILGGLWIPLEVMPTWVISIAQTVPSYWLNKLGQIGADGAGNALLPIVVLAAWTLALAALITWRYRRDAARA; this comes from the coding sequence ATGCCGTACCGCTACATCCTCCTCGAGTCCCTCCGGCAGTTGCGCAACGTGCGCTCCCTTGCCTTCACCTTCGTGATCCCGCTGGTGATGCTGCTCATCTTCGGCTCGCTCTACGGTTCGGGCGGGCAGCAGGAGCAGCGCTCCGGCCTCCCCTGGCTCATCGTCACGACAGTACAGATGGCCTCCTACGGCGGGATGCTCGCCGCCCTCTCACAGGCCTTCGCCATCACCACGGAGCGTTCGATCGGGTGGAACCGCCAGTTGCGCATCACCCCGCTGTCCGGTGTCGGATACCTCGTGTCGAAGGTCGCGGCTGCCCTGCTCGTGGCGCTCGGCACGATCATCGCCCTCTGCGCGGTGTCGATCATCGTGCTCGGGGCGCGGATGGACGCCCTGCACTGGTTCACCGCGATCCTGGGCATCTGGATCGGCGTCATCCCCTTCGCCCTCATCGCGGTGGCGCTCGGCCAATTCGCCCGCCCTTCTTTCGCCCAACCCCTCTTCACCGTGGTGTTCCTTGGCATGGCGATTCTCGGCGGGTTGTGGATCCCGCTCGAGGTGATGCCCACCTGGGTGATCTCGATCGCGCAGACGGTGCCCTCGTACTGGCTCAACAAGCTGGGGCAGATCGGGGCGGATGGCGCGGGCAACGCCCTGCTGCCCATCGTCGTCCTCGCCGCCTGGACTCTCGCACTCGCCGCCCTCATCACCTGGCGCTATCGCCGCGATGCCGCACGGGCCTGA
- a CDS encoding sensor histidine kinase has translation MSTETEVNEPRMPVRERLRAAGARSWYIGAASGLVWQSILVVSVVSLDLPVLSKVLGLLLLAVLYAVFLLLGPVIWNESVRVRLMAIGAFWAASCLLFPLIGPIAIWMWLLVVSLAAFTNLPPRLAVGISVLVILVQVAVGASVAFIIGLLFAPVVTAVTAATLIGLGLISRSNLSLRVANEEIARLAVVEERARFSRDLHDVLGHSLTVVTMKSELARRLVTIDPAKAELEIADIERLTRSALADLRLAVSNYRETTVDAELVAAKTALAAAGIQSHLPESVPAIDPRQQGVFAWVLREGVTNVIRHSGATACWVTIDHRSLTVADDGRGPGATLTDAAVPGNGLRGLRERSAAAAAQLLVGQSPQGGFQLVVRGAA, from the coding sequence GTGTCGACAGAGACTGAAGTGAACGAACCACGGATGCCCGTGCGCGAGCGGCTGCGAGCAGCCGGCGCCCGCTCCTGGTACATCGGGGCCGCGTCCGGCCTGGTGTGGCAATCCATCCTGGTGGTGAGCGTCGTGTCCCTCGACCTTCCCGTTCTCTCGAAGGTGCTCGGACTCCTGCTTCTCGCGGTGCTCTACGCCGTCTTCTTGCTGCTCGGTCCGGTCATCTGGAACGAGAGTGTTCGCGTTCGACTGATGGCGATCGGGGCATTCTGGGCCGCCTCCTGCCTGCTCTTCCCCCTGATCGGGCCGATCGCGATCTGGATGTGGTTGCTCGTCGTCTCCCTCGCGGCCTTCACCAACCTCCCTCCTCGGCTGGCCGTCGGAATCTCGGTGCTGGTGATTCTCGTTCAGGTTGCGGTCGGGGCTTCGGTCGCTTTCATCATCGGCCTGCTTTTCGCCCCGGTCGTGACCGCGGTGACGGCCGCGACCCTCATCGGGCTCGGACTGATCTCCCGCTCCAATCTCAGCCTCCGGGTAGCGAACGAGGAGATCGCCCGACTGGCCGTCGTGGAGGAGCGGGCCCGATTCAGCCGTGACCTTCACGATGTGCTCGGCCACAGCCTGACCGTCGTCACGATGAAGTCGGAGTTGGCGCGCCGGCTGGTCACCATCGATCCGGCGAAGGCAGAGCTCGAGATTGCGGACATCGAACGCCTCACCCGCAGCGCCCTTGCCGACCTGCGCCTCGCGGTCTCCAACTACCGGGAGACCACGGTGGATGCCGAGCTGGTCGCGGCGAAGACGGCTCTCGCGGCCGCCGGCATCCAGTCCCACCTGCCGGAGTCGGTGCCCGCGATCGACCCCCGGCAGCAGGGAGTGTTCGCCTGGGTCTTGCGCGAGGGGGTCACCAACGTGATCCGCCATTCGGGGGCGACGGCATGCTGGGTGACCATCGACCACCGCTCCCTCACCGTGGCGGACGACGGGCGCGGGCCGGGCGCGACGCTCACCGATGCCGCCGTGCCGGGCAATGGCCTTCGGGGCCTCCGCGAGCGCAGCGCCGCTGCGGCGGCACAGTTGTTGGTGGGGCAGAGCCCCCAGGGTGGATTCCAACTCGTGGTGCGCGGTGCCGCGTGA
- a CDS encoding response regulator transcription factor, whose amino-acid sequence MSEAIRIVIADDQALVRGALASLLSLEPDIEVVGQTGRGDEVLALVTGSGASVAMLDVEMPGLDGLAVARQLRDSGLDCRSLIVTTFGRPGYLRRALESGASGFVVKDTPSHQLADAVRRVHAGLRVVDPTLATESLISGASPLSARETDVLLALRSEGSIGDVAKQLHLSEGTVRNHLSSAIGKTGARNGSEAVRIAADNGWLLS is encoded by the coding sequence GTGAGTGAGGCGATCCGCATCGTGATCGCCGACGATCAGGCGCTGGTGCGTGGCGCCCTTGCTTCCCTGCTGTCGCTGGAACCAGACATCGAGGTCGTCGGGCAGACGGGTCGGGGAGACGAGGTGCTCGCGCTGGTGACCGGCAGCGGGGCATCCGTCGCCATGCTCGACGTGGAGATGCCGGGCCTCGACGGTCTCGCGGTCGCCCGCCAGCTGCGGGACTCCGGCCTCGACTGCCGATCACTCATCGTCACGACCTTCGGTCGGCCGGGCTACCTCCGACGCGCGCTCGAGTCCGGGGCATCCGGTTTCGTCGTGAAAGACACCCCCTCGCACCAGCTCGCGGATGCCGTTCGCCGCGTGCACGCCGGGTTGCGGGTGGTGGATCCCACCCTGGCCACCGAGTCGCTCATCTCCGGCGCATCCCCGCTCAGCGCGCGGGAGACCGACGTGCTGCTCGCGCTGCGATCCGAGGGGAGCATCGGGGATGTCGCGAAGCAGTTGCACCTCTCGGAGGGCACCGTTCGCAACCATCTCTCCTCCGCCATCGGCAAAACCGGGGCGCGCAACGGAAGCGAAGCCGTGCGGATCGCCGCCGACAACGGCTGGCTGCTCTCCTAA
- a CDS encoding GNAT family N-acetyltransferase, protein MTDFTIERVVIPPHLEHPDAVDFIATAEVRNACEVDGFGTEELAVTPAELLPVWLDQEYEPKQLFAARLEGRIVARGIFETRPSAEGDMAWISVQVHPQFRHRGIGTALTDRLEAIAAADHRTQLVVYTVSKAAEGDRLASPTGFGSVPADNSEVRMLLGRGFRLEQVERASRLALPVPAAAIDALVAESQQTAGADYRIHQWAGRTPARWLDDMALLYTRMSTDAPTAGLEEPEDVWTRQRLIDYEDRAEAGPKTSLVSVVEHVPSGRLAGLTELGVPAETDRAVSQNDTIVLREHRGHRLGMLLKAANIRHLQAAAPGHPSIIPFNAEENRHMLDVNEAVGFTPMGYEGAWKKVLGRP, encoded by the coding sequence GTGACCGACTTCACGATCGAGCGGGTCGTCATCCCGCCTCATCTCGAGCATCCGGACGCCGTCGACTTCATCGCGACCGCCGAGGTGCGCAATGCCTGCGAGGTCGACGGTTTCGGCACCGAAGAGCTCGCCGTGACTCCGGCGGAGCTGCTGCCGGTCTGGCTCGACCAGGAGTACGAGCCGAAGCAGCTCTTCGCAGCGCGGCTGGAGGGACGCATCGTCGCGCGCGGGATCTTCGAGACCCGCCCCTCGGCAGAGGGCGACATGGCGTGGATCTCTGTGCAGGTGCATCCGCAGTTCAGGCATCGGGGCATCGGCACCGCCCTCACCGATCGCCTCGAGGCGATCGCTGCCGCCGACCACCGCACACAGCTGGTGGTGTACACCGTGTCGAAGGCAGCCGAGGGAGACCGGCTCGCCTCCCCCACCGGCTTCGGATCCGTTCCCGCCGACAACAGCGAGGTGAGGATGCTGCTCGGCCGCGGCTTCCGGCTCGAACAGGTGGAGCGCGCCAGTCGGCTTGCCCTTCCCGTGCCTGCCGCCGCCATCGACGCCCTCGTCGCGGAGTCCCAGCAGACCGCGGGCGCCGACTATCGCATTCACCAGTGGGCCGGTCGTACCCCGGCGCGCTGGCTCGACGACATGGCGCTGCTCTACACGCGCATGAGCACGGATGCGCCCACCGCGGGCCTCGAGGAGCCGGAGGATGTCTGGACCCGCCAGCGCCTGATCGACTACGAGGATCGCGCCGAAGCCGGCCCGAAGACATCCCTCGTCTCGGTGGTCGAGCACGTGCCGAGCGGGCGACTTGCGGGCCTCACCGAGCTCGGAGTGCCGGCCGAGACCGATCGCGCAGTCTCCCAGAACGACACGATCGTGCTGCGGGAACACCGCGGACACCGTCTGGGGATGCTGCTGAAAGCGGCCAACATCCGTCATCTTCAGGCGGCGGCTCCGGGGCATCCGTCGATCATCCCCTTCAACGCGGAGGAGAACCGGCACATGCTCGATGTGAACGAAGCCGTCGGCTTCACGCCGATGGGATACGAGGGCGCCTGGAAGAAGGTGCTCGGCCGCCCGTGA
- a CDS encoding response regulator, with amino-acid sequence MESKGLIVVVEDERAIADLQRLYLGEAGFGVHVESDGLAGLASIRRLHPVAVVLDVGLPGLDGIEICRRMRAADDWTPVIFVTARDDEVDRILGLELGADDYLTKPFSPRELVARVRTILRRHAGPPLAAPVAAGAVTLDAARRRVVASGRPVELTSTEFDLLAKLMSSPGQVFTREQLLSSVWGQADYGLGRTVDVHIAQLRAKLGADSPIRTSRGVGYSVAE; translated from the coding sequence ATGGAGTCGAAGGGTCTCATCGTGGTCGTCGAAGACGAGCGCGCGATCGCCGACCTGCAACGGCTCTACCTCGGCGAAGCGGGATTCGGCGTTCATGTCGAGAGTGACGGGCTCGCCGGGCTCGCGAGCATCCGCCGGCTGCACCCCGTTGCCGTCGTGCTCGATGTCGGCCTGCCTGGCCTCGACGGCATCGAGATCTGCCGACGCATGCGAGCCGCGGACGACTGGACACCCGTCATCTTCGTCACGGCTCGCGATGACGAGGTGGACCGAATCCTGGGACTAGAGCTCGGGGCCGACGACTATCTCACGAAGCCCTTCTCGCCCCGGGAGCTCGTGGCGCGCGTCCGCACCATCCTGCGTCGCCACGCGGGACCGCCCCTGGCCGCCCCGGTGGCTGCCGGCGCGGTGACCCTGGATGCCGCGCGCCGCCGGGTGGTGGCATCCGGTCGCCCGGTCGAACTCACCAGCACCGAATTCGACCTGCTGGCCAAACTGATGAGCTCGCCGGGTCAGGTCTTCACGCGGGAACAACTGCTGTCGAGCGTGTGGGGCCAGGCCGACTACGGGCTCGGGCGCACCGTCGACGTGCACATCGCCCAGCTGCGCGCAAAGCTCGGGGCCGACAGCCCCATCCGCACCTCGCGCGGGGTGGGTTACTCGGTGGCGGAGTGA
- a CDS encoding HAMP domain-containing sensor histidine kinase, with amino-acid sequence MSAWFHSLRGRITLVTVSVAVLAVLITGLVSAQLVRQSTITEGRAQLAAQAQLLSRLPAATNLASLRERVRLALGDTRVAVVGPQGRVSGPGAAFVSAADVTTLLAGDPVSQTEGRTGKTMLVEGRPTASGSAIVLVRSLGNLETATAATVRRVFLALAIGVLVAIVAGTLLARWLTRPLVATVETARRMAAGERGLVMEAHQPTEVAAVAEALATLDRALSTSEGRQREFLLSISHELRTPLTAVRGYGEAMVDGLIREGDIASVGATLVTETERLDRFVADLLELARLEADDFAVVRQRVDVALILEQTADAWRGRAATLDVTVKAIPGSPGLAMETDAQRVRQLIDGLVENALRVSPAGSTVSIAARAFGTGVVIEVRDGGPGLSSEDLAVAFERGALQARYRDIRAVGTGLGLSIAARLVSRLGGSIAAGNAPGGGAVFAVSLPAA; translated from the coding sequence GTGAGCGCCTGGTTCCATTCGCTCCGCGGTCGGATCACCCTCGTCACCGTGAGTGTCGCCGTGCTGGCCGTGCTCATCACCGGCCTGGTCTCGGCGCAGTTGGTACGCCAGTCGACGATCACCGAGGGCAGGGCCCAGCTTGCCGCGCAGGCACAGCTGTTGAGCCGGCTGCCCGCCGCCACCAATCTCGCGTCACTCCGGGAGCGGGTGCGCCTCGCGCTCGGCGACACGCGGGTCGCCGTGGTCGGGCCGCAAGGGCGAGTGTCCGGGCCGGGTGCCGCCTTCGTGTCGGCCGCCGATGTGACGACCCTGCTCGCGGGCGATCCGGTCTCCCAGACGGAGGGCCGCACAGGCAAGACCATGCTCGTGGAGGGTCGCCCGACGGCTTCCGGGAGCGCGATCGTGCTGGTCCGTTCGCTCGGCAATCTCGAGACCGCGACGGCCGCCACGGTGAGGCGGGTCTTCCTGGCGCTGGCGATCGGGGTTCTGGTCGCGATCGTCGCCGGCACCCTCCTTGCGCGCTGGCTCACCCGCCCGCTCGTGGCGACTGTCGAGACGGCGAGGCGGATGGCGGCCGGCGAACGCGGGCTCGTCATGGAGGCGCATCAGCCCACAGAGGTCGCCGCGGTCGCCGAAGCGCTCGCGACCCTCGATCGGGCTCTCAGCACGAGCGAGGGGCGCCAGCGCGAGTTCCTGCTCTCCATCTCGCACGAACTGCGGACCCCCCTGACCGCCGTGCGGGGCTACGGGGAGGCGATGGTCGACGGGCTCATCCGGGAGGGCGACATCGCCAGCGTCGGCGCCACTCTGGTCACCGAGACCGAGCGGCTCGACCGGTTCGTGGCCGACCTGCTCGAGCTGGCGCGACTCGAGGCCGACGATTTCGCTGTTGTCCGGCAGCGGGTGGATGTCGCGCTCATCCTCGAACAGACCGCCGACGCCTGGCGCGGAAGAGCCGCCACGCTCGACGTGACCGTGAAGGCGATACCCGGTTCACCCGGGCTCGCCATGGAGACCGATGCCCAACGGGTGCGCCAGCTCATCGACGGGCTGGTGGAGAACGCCCTGCGCGTCTCCCCCGCCGGATCGACGGTGTCCATCGCCGCGCGCGCCTTCGGCACGGGGGTGGTCATCGAGGTCCGCGATGGGGGGCCGGGACTCTCGTCCGAAGATCTGGCCGTGGCCTTCGAACGCGGGGCCCTGCAGGCGCGGTACCGCGACATCCGCGCCGTCGGCACCGGGCTCGGCCTGTCGATCGCCGCCCGGCTGGTCTCGCGCCTCGGCGGAAGCATCGCCGCGGGCAACGCCCCCGGCGGAGGTGCGGTCTTCGCCGTCTCGCTGCCGGCCGCGTGA